The following proteins are co-located in the Bradyrhizobium barranii subsp. barranii genome:
- the tnpB gene encoding IS66 family insertion sequence element accessory protein TnpB (TnpB, as the term is used for proteins encoded by IS66 family insertion elements, is considered an accessory protein, since TnpC, encoded by a neighboring gene, is a DDE family transposase.) gives MISFGPMVRVFVATQPIDFRKGVHGLVALVAEGLGGKPYSGDVYVFRSKRSDRLKLLVFDGSGMVLATKWLENGGFAWPPVREGTMPVTGAQLAMLIEGLAEWSRVVPKVTKRPTKVA, from the coding sequence ATGATCTCTTTCGGTCCAATGGTCCGTGTGTTCGTCGCGACGCAGCCGATTGACTTTCGTAAAGGCGTTCATGGCCTTGTCGCGCTGGTAGCGGAGGGATTAGGCGGCAAGCCCTACAGCGGTGACGTTTATGTCTTCCGATCGAAGCGATCGGATCGTTTGAAGCTACTGGTTTTTGACGGCTCGGGAATGGTTCTAGCGACGAAGTGGCTGGAGAATGGGGGCTTTGCCTGGCCACCTGTTCGCGAGGGTACGATGCCGGTGACGGGGGCGCAACTGGCGATGCTGATTGAAGGTCTTGCGGAGTGGTCGCGTGTGGTCCCGAAGGTGACGAAGCGGCCGACGAAGGTTGCCTGA
- a CDS encoding ribonuclease H-like domain-containing protein produces the protein MGAVVAHLEGDHWTVDAIGAPHVGDRTEPELIAAFVDRIAQLRPQLVTFNGSSFDLPVLRYRAMVHGIAAPGLSSRAYFKRYSTDALDLCDESWPRLFGQRPAGFKWIPAGLC, from the coding sequence ATCGGGGCAGTTGTTGCTCACCTCGAAGGTGATCATTGGACGGTTGATGCCATCGGCGCTCCGCACGTTGGCGACCGCACTGAACCCGAATTGATTGCTGCGTTCGTAGACAGGATTGCTCAACTACGACCTCAGCTTGTTACCTTCAATGGCAGTAGCTTCGATCTTCCTGTCTTACGATATCGCGCCATGGTGCATGGTATCGCCGCGCCAGGCTTATCCAGCCGCGCCTATTTTAAGCGATACAGCACCGATGCTCTTGACTTATGCGACGAGAGCTGGCCCCGGTTGTTTGGACAGCGCCCCGCTGGATTTAAGTGGATTCCTGCCGGGTTATGCTGA
- a CDS encoding IS3-like element ISRj2 family transposase (programmed frameshift): MTKKSRRTHSPAFKAKVALAAVKGDKTLAELAQLFDVHPNQITIWKNQLLEGAAGVFGHDKTSAETPVDLKALHAKIGELALENGFFVRRAHQGGPAERKAMIDRDHDLSIVRQAKVLKLARSTVYYEPRPVSAEDLALMRRLDELHLDYPFAGARMLRSLLRREGVYAGRRHIATLMKRMGIEAVYRRPNTSKPAPGHKIYPYLLRGLKIERPDHAWAMDITYIPMRRGFVYLAAVVDVFSRRVLAHRVSITMEAAFCVEAVQEALAKHGRPEIFNTDQGSQFTSLEFTDVLLDAKIAISMDGKGAWRDNVFVERLWRTVKYEEVYLRAYDSVSEARASIAKYLAFYNQGRPHSSLDGRTPDEAYFGTQAMVMAA, from the exons ATGACGAAGAAGAGCCGCCGGACGCATTCTCCGGCATTCAAGGCGAAGGTTGCTTTGGCTGCGGTCAAAGGCGACAAGACACTGGCGGAGCTGGCGCAACTGTTTGATGTTCATCCGAACCAGATCACGATCTGGAAAAACCAGCTCCTGGAAGGCGCCGCCGGCGTGTTTGGGCATGACAAGACATCGGCCGAGACGCCGGTCGATTTGAAGGCGTTACATGCCAAGATCGGCGAGCTGGCGTTGGAAAACG GATTTTTTGTCCGGCGCGCTCACCAAGGCGGGCCTGCTGAGCGCAAAGCGATGATCGACCGCGATCATGATCTTTCTATCGTGCGCCAGGCGAAGGTCCTGAAGCTGGCTCGCAGCACGGTCTACTATGAACCTCGGCCAGTTTCGGCCGAGGACCTTGCCTTGATGCGTCGGCTCGATGAGCTGCATCTCGATTATCCCTTCGCGGGAGCGCGTATGCTGCGATCGTTGCTGCGGCGGGAGGGCGTATACGCCGGTCGCCGCCACATCGCGACGCTGATGAAGCGCATGGGGATCGAGGCGGTCTATCGTCGCCCGAACACGAGCAAGCCGGCTCCGGGTCACAAGATCTACCCGTACCTGTTGCGCGGATTGAAGATCGAGCGGCCCGACCATGCGTGGGCAATGGACATCACCTACATTCCGATGCGGCGTGGCTTCGTCTATCTCGCGGCGGTCGTCGATGTGTTCAGCCGACGGGTCCTGGCCCATCGCGTCTCGATCACAATGGAGGCGGCCTTCTGCGTCGAAGCGGTCCAGGAGGCGTTGGCGAAGCACGGCAGGCCCGAGATTTTCAACACGGATCAGGGCAGCCAGTTCACCAGCCTCGAGTTCACCGATGTGCTGCTGGACGCGAAGATCGCCATCAGCATGGACGGCAAGGGCGCCTGGCGCGACAACGTGTTTGTCGAGCGGCTCTGGCGCACGGTCAAATACGAAGAAGTATATCTCCGCGCCTACGACAGCGTGTCCGAGGCGCGAGCGTCAATTGCCAAGTATCTGGCCTTCTACAATCAGGGACGCCCTCACTCGAGCCTTGACGGGCGCACGCCCGACGAGGCTTACTTCGGCACGCAAGCTATGGTGATGGCCGCATGA
- the istA gene encoding IS21-like element ISFK1 family transposase yields MPTQRLSMRRIKEVLRLKHFQGLPERAIARSVGVSNGVVHSYLSRARSAGLSWPLPEGMTDEDLELLLFPAPRPASQSPQRPVPDWSYIDKELRRRNVTRRLLWEEYRAVNPDGFGYTWFCTTYEAWKGRVRPSMRQIHLGGEKVFVDFAGDTIDIVDPLTGEVQPMKLFVAAMGASNYTYAEACPSESLADWIRAHVNLFTFLSGTPTFVVCDNLKAAVSNPDRYDPGLNRTYAEMASHYGTAILAARPRRPKDKAKVEVAVQIAQRWILARLRNQRFFSRAELNAAIKTLVDELNARQMRGFGSSRAELFAELDKPKLTPLPDQPYAFARWKRCRLAPDYHVEVDGHWYSAPYRLIGELVDARIDDRTVEIFHKGQRIASHARAPNRRGHTTIADHMPSAHRRYGKWTPAAVIAAGERIGPSTAAFFQAVIDARPHPEQGFRTCLGILALVKSYGAERLDAACRRGILIKARSVASIRSILQNGLDRTFFDESFEHQPLRHGNIRGRDYFH; encoded by the coding sequence ATGCCTACCCAGAGATTGTCGATGCGCCGGATCAAGGAAGTCCTTCGGTTAAAACATTTTCAAGGCCTGCCAGAGCGGGCCATCGCGCGGAGCGTGGGCGTCAGCAACGGCGTTGTGCACAGCTACCTGAGCCGCGCCCGCTCTGCTGGGTTGAGCTGGCCGCTTCCGGAGGGAATGACCGATGAAGACCTGGAGCTTTTGCTTTTCCCGGCCCCACGACCAGCGTCTCAGAGCCCGCAGCGGCCGGTGCCCGACTGGAGCTACATCGATAAAGAGCTCCGCCGGCGCAACGTAACCCGTCGCCTGCTCTGGGAGGAGTATCGCGCCGTTAATCCCGACGGTTTCGGGTACACGTGGTTCTGCACTACCTACGAGGCCTGGAAGGGGCGGGTCCGACCTTCGATGCGGCAGATTCATCTGGGCGGCGAGAAGGTGTTCGTGGATTTCGCCGGCGACACCATCGACATCGTCGATCCGCTGACCGGGGAAGTGCAGCCGATGAAGCTGTTCGTCGCGGCGATGGGCGCTTCGAACTACACCTACGCCGAGGCCTGCCCCAGCGAGAGCTTGGCCGACTGGATCCGGGCCCACGTCAACTTGTTCACGTTTTTGAGCGGAACGCCGACGTTCGTGGTCTGCGACAACCTCAAAGCCGCCGTCAGCAACCCCGACCGCTACGATCCCGGCCTCAATCGCACTTATGCCGAGATGGCGAGCCATTACGGCACGGCCATTCTCGCCGCACGGCCGCGGCGCCCAAAAGACAAGGCGAAGGTCGAGGTCGCGGTGCAAATCGCCCAGCGCTGGATTCTGGCCCGGCTGCGCAATCAGCGCTTCTTTTCCCGGGCCGAGCTCAACGCCGCCATCAAGACACTCGTCGACGAACTCAATGCTCGTCAAATGCGTGGCTTCGGCTCAAGCCGCGCCGAACTGTTTGCCGAACTCGACAAACCCAAGCTAACCCCGCTGCCAGATCAGCCTTATGCCTTCGCACGCTGGAAGCGCTGCCGCCTCGCTCCCGATTATCATGTCGAGGTCGACGGCCATTGGTACTCCGCGCCGTATCGTCTGATTGGCGAGCTGGTCGATGCCCGTATCGACGATCGGACGGTCGAGATCTTCCACAAGGGCCAGCGGATCGCCAGCCATGCCCGCGCGCCCAACCGACGCGGACACACCACCATCGCCGACCACATGCCCAGCGCCCATCGCCGCTACGGCAAATGGACCCCCGCCGCGGTGATCGCCGCCGGCGAGCGGATCGGTCCTTCGACAGCAGCGTTTTTCCAGGCCGTGATCGACGCCCGGCCCCATCCAGAACAAGGCTTTCGAACCTGCCTTGGCATTCTGGCGCTCGTCAAAAGCTACGGCGCCGAACGCCTCGACGCAGCCTGCCGGAGGGGCATCCTCATCAAGGCGCGCTCCGTCGCCTCGATTAGATCGATCCTCCAGAACGGCCTCGATCGCACGTTCTTCGACGAATCTTTCGAGCACCAGCCCCTGCGCCACGGCAATATCCGCGGACGCGACTACTTCCACTGA
- the tnpA gene encoding IS66-like element accessory protein TnpA, translated as MHQDRHQDGHDAASYQRIEVITGERRRRSWSDAEKARIVAESADPETSISEVARRNGVNRGLLSVWRRQARLASSEAPQFVQVRLEAAVEAQPNAIDKAHVLTDPAERIEVMIAGATVRVPVGVDAATLERVLAAVRSTR; from the coding sequence ATGCATCAAGACAGACATCAAGACGGGCATGATGCCGCCTCCTATCAGCGGATCGAGGTGATCACAGGGGAGAGGCGACGGCGCAGTTGGAGCGATGCGGAGAAGGCGCGGATCGTGGCCGAGAGTGCCGATCCGGAGACGAGCATTTCCGAGGTGGCTCGACGCAACGGGGTGAACCGGGGACTGCTCAGTGTGTGGCGGCGCCAGGCGCGGCTCGCGTCGAGCGAAGCGCCGCAGTTCGTGCAAGTCAGGCTCGAGGCCGCCGTCGAGGCGCAGCCGAACGCGATCGATAAGGCGCATGTTCTGACGGATCCGGCCGAGCGGATCGAGGTGATGATCGCGGGCGCGACGGTGCGCGTGCCCGTCGGCGTCGACGCCGCGACGCTGGAGCGCGTGCTGGCGGCGGTGAGATCGACGCGATGA
- the tnpC gene encoding IS66 family transposase, translated as MALRPEDLPSDPAALAEMVLAFEGENDDLRAEIATLKSLIFGARSERAAIVCAEQIAFDLERTAGSQLPANDDKPDAPRPERRKAKRNIGALPAHLPRVERVIEPASTLCPCCTGQMHRIGEESSEALDRVPAWLRVLRTIRPKYACRSCEGPIVQAPAPARLVEGGMATTALIAHIAAAKYAWQSTLYRQTQILAGQGVVVDRQTLARWMGSAAWLVRGLYDLQLKTMHGFERLFCDETPMPVLDPGRGRTRICQFWAHATDDRAWKGPAPPAVAYVFAGGRGKKEIVAQLAGFEGVLQVDGYAAYASLAGDAMMSGQIQLAYCLVHARRNFVRVHKTTNSPFAAEVIERIAAVYAIEERIRGLDAGERRATRQAETKPLMEALRARLIAVKDGISRRSTLIKAIDYMLERWQGLTTFLDDGRLEPDTNTVERSIRPIAIGKKNSLFSGDEGGGETWAILASLLNTAKLNGLDPEAYLVDVLDRMVSGATKTNQLHELLAWNWKAAREAEKRAVA; from the coding sequence ATGGCGCTTCGCCCCGAAGATCTCCCCTCTGACCCTGCGGCTCTTGCCGAGATGGTGCTGGCTTTCGAAGGCGAGAACGATGATCTGCGCGCAGAGATCGCCACGTTGAAGAGCCTGATCTTCGGCGCACGATCGGAGCGCGCGGCGATCGTCTGCGCCGAACAGATCGCGTTTGATCTGGAACGGACCGCCGGCTCACAGCTCCCGGCCAATGACGACAAACCGGACGCGCCGCGGCCGGAGCGGCGCAAAGCGAAGCGCAACATCGGCGCGCTGCCGGCGCATCTGCCTCGGGTCGAGCGGGTGATCGAGCCGGCGTCCACGCTGTGCCCGTGCTGCACGGGTCAGATGCATCGGATCGGCGAGGAGAGCAGCGAAGCGCTCGATCGGGTTCCCGCGTGGCTGCGTGTGCTCCGCACGATCCGTCCAAAATACGCCTGCCGCTCCTGTGAGGGCCCGATTGTCCAGGCCCCGGCACCGGCGCGGCTCGTCGAGGGCGGCATGGCAACGACGGCGCTGATCGCGCATATCGCCGCGGCCAAATATGCCTGGCAATCGACGCTCTATCGCCAGACGCAGATCCTGGCGGGTCAGGGTGTCGTCGTCGACCGTCAGACGCTGGCGCGCTGGATGGGGAGCGCGGCGTGGCTGGTCAGGGGCCTCTACGATCTGCAACTGAAGACTATGCACGGCTTCGAGCGGCTGTTCTGCGACGAGACGCCGATGCCAGTGCTCGATCCGGGACGCGGCCGCACGAGGATCTGCCAGTTCTGGGCGCACGCGACGGACGATCGGGCGTGGAAGGGGCCGGCGCCGCCGGCGGTCGCCTACGTGTTCGCAGGTGGTCGCGGCAAAAAGGAGATCGTGGCGCAGTTAGCCGGCTTCGAAGGCGTGCTGCAAGTCGACGGCTATGCCGCCTACGCCTCGCTGGCGGGCGATGCGATGATGTCGGGCCAGATCCAGCTGGCGTATTGTCTCGTTCACGCGCGCCGCAACTTCGTGAGGGTGCACAAGACGACGAACTCACCCTTCGCCGCGGAGGTCATCGAGCGCATTGCGGCCGTCTACGCGATCGAGGAGAGGATCCGCGGTCTCGATGCTGGGGAACGCCGCGCGACGCGACAGGCCGAGACGAAGCCGCTGATGGAGGCGTTGAGGGCCCGTCTGATCGCGGTGAAGGACGGGATCTCCCGCCGCTCGACGCTCATCAAGGCGATCGACTACATGCTCGAACGCTGGCAGGGCCTGACGACGTTCCTGGATGACGGGCGGCTCGAGCCGGACACCAACACGGTCGAACGATCGATCAGGCCAATTGCGATCGGAAAAAAGAACTCGTTGTTCAGTGGTGACGAAGGCGGGGGCGAGACCTGGGCGATACTCGCTTCGCTTCTTAACACAGCGAAATTGAATGGCCTCGACCCCGAGGCGTATCTCGTCGACGTTCTCGATCGCATGGTGAGCGGCGCCACGAAGACCAACCAGCTTCACGAACTTCTGGCCTGGAACTGGAAGGCCGCACGCGAAGCCGAAAAGCGGGCCGTGGCATGA
- the istB gene encoding IS21-like element ISFK1 family helper ATPase IstB: MLNHPTHERLIELGLTGMAKAFEEQRRSPDLEALPFEDRIGLLVDREAAERDTRRLTTRLKIAALRQTACVEDVDLRTPRGIDRAVFAKLVEGRWIDRHENLLVTGATGLGKSWLACALGHKACRDNRSVLYHRVPRLFEALALARGDGRYARLLKSLGRAQLLILDDWGLSVLTAAERRDLLEILEDRHGRASTIVTSQLPVDTWHGAIGDPTVADAILDRLVHNAHRLQLTGESMRKRSAKTITLDGQPEH, encoded by the coding sequence ATGCTTAACCACCCAACCCACGAACGGCTGATCGAGCTTGGCCTGACCGGAATGGCCAAGGCCTTCGAGGAGCAGCGCCGATCGCCCGATCTCGAAGCCCTGCCGTTCGAAGATCGCATCGGCCTGTTGGTCGACCGCGAAGCCGCCGAACGCGACACCAGGCGGCTCACCACGCGCCTCAAGATCGCCGCACTGCGCCAGACTGCTTGCGTCGAGGACGTCGATCTGCGCACCCCGCGGGGCATCGACCGCGCCGTTTTCGCCAAACTGGTCGAAGGTCGCTGGATCGATCGCCACGAGAATTTGCTCGTCACCGGGGCAACCGGCCTGGGCAAAAGTTGGTTAGCCTGCGCGCTCGGCCACAAGGCCTGCCGCGACAACCGATCAGTCCTCTATCATCGCGTTCCAAGGCTGTTCGAGGCGCTCGCGCTCGCGCGCGGAGACGGACGCTACGCCCGGCTCCTCAAAAGCCTCGGCCGCGCTCAGCTTCTGATTTTGGATGATTGGGGACTATCGGTGCTCACCGCCGCGGAACGCCGCGATCTGCTCGAAATCCTCGAGGACCGACATGGCCGCGCATCCACCATCGTCACAAGTCAGCTCCCCGTGGACACCTGGCATGGAGCCATTGGGGACCCCACGGTCGCCGACGCCATTCTCGATCGCCTCGTCCACAACGCCCACCGCCTCCAGCTCACCGGAGAAAGCATGCGAAAACGCAGCGCCAAAACCATCACCCTTGACGGCCAACCAGAACACTGA